TTAAAAAGAGTCCAGACTCTAACTTTTCAACCATTGATCTATACTTCTCTTCACTTTTTCTAAGATCAATTTCAATATGTTTACGTTCGATAGAGTATTTTATTGACCGTGAAAGTAGTTGTTTATCTATTTGTCCCTTAACAAGGTAATCTTGAGCACCTTCTGACACTATGTTTATGGCTAGATCTTCGTCCAATAGTCCAGTTAGAATTATTATGGGTACTTCAGGTGCGTGCATGTTCATTGTGTTAAAAGTACCAATACCCTGGCTATCTGGAAGGTTTAAATCTAAAAGCATGATATCAAAATCTTCATTTACATGTTCCAATCCATCTTTAATCCGTTTGAAATGATCTAGTACAAAATTATCGGCATAAACTTCTTTAAGCATTTCATTGATTATCAATGCATCTCCAGGATTATCCTCTATTAATAAAATATGTATCTTCTTGTCAGTCATGATTTCACCTAGTTGGAAGTTTTACAATGCTTAACCAGAAATTTTCTATGGACTTCACAACGTTGATGAATTGATCAAGGTCCACTGGTTTGGTGATGTAACAATTGGCATTCCTTTTGTACGTTTCAATGAGATCTTCTTCTGCATTGGATGTGGTGAGTATTACAACAGGAATGCATTTAAGTCTTTCATCATTTTTAATTTCCCTTAAAACCTCTCTTCCATCCTTTTTTGGAAGGTTTAAATCCAATAATATAAGATCTGGATTTGCTGCATCTTTGTATTGACCCAGTTTACGAAGGATATCCATTGCTACTTCTCCATCGTATGCAACCTGCATTGAATTGAATATTTTGGCGTCTTTAAATACTTCTTTAATCAAACGAACATCACCGGGATTGTCCTCAACAAGTAATATTTCAATTGGATTGCTCATAGTAGGATTCATTTAATATCAACTCCTTATTGTAAAATTGAATTTACTACCTTCATCCTCTTTGGAATCTAAACAGATTGTTCCACCATGTCTTTTCAACAATTCGTTTTGAAATTGAAAGCCCTATTCCAGTTCCATCATATTTTCCCGGTCCATGGAGACGTTGAAATATTTTAAAGATCCTTTCTCTGTATTCGGGCTTTATTCCTATACCATTGTCCTCAAATGAAAATAACCATTTAGAATCCAATTTTTCGGCTGTAATATGTATATGAGGGGTTTTTTTGCCTCTAAATTTAATTAAATTAGTAATAAGGTTCTGTAGTAACTGAACCATTTGTACCTCATCAGCTTTAACAACTGGAAGTTTATCACTAGTTATAACTGCATCATTTTC
This sequence is a window from Methanobacterium sp. SMA-27. Protein-coding genes within it:
- a CDS encoding PAS domain S-box protein — encoded protein: MTDKKIHILLIEDNPGDALIINEMLKEVYADNFVLDHFKRIKDGLEHVNEDFDIMLLDLNLPDSQGIGTFNTMNMHAPEVPIIILTGLLDEDLAINIVSEGAQDYLVKGQIDKQLLSRSIKYSIERKHIEIDLRKSEEKYRSMVEKLESGLFLIDSQNKINYVNSQMADMLGYKMDDLMNQNVFNFINKSCRNVFKKHLKVNDKHIGQTYEIQFLNKEGTPLWVLVSTSPLHKVTGEYIGAISIMTDITARKGMEKSIMDAMVEKDKDFFLIMGNMVEAVKPLIQTEYVEDFQDKFT
- a CDS encoding response regulator, which encodes MNPTMSNPIEILLVEDNPGDVRLIKEVFKDAKIFNSMQVAYDGEVAMDILRKLGQYKDAANPDLILLDLNLPKKDGREVLREIKNDERLKCIPVVILTTSNAEEDLIETYKRNANCYITKPVDLDQFINVVKSIENFWLSIVKLPTR
- a CDS encoding ATP-binding protein; amino-acid sequence: MYELINDLLTYSRLNNRVIEFSDVDMNHILGMVKHNLEILIRENDAVITSDKLPVVKADEVQMVQLLQNLITNLIKFRGKKTPHIHITAEKLDSKWLFSFEDNGIGIKPEYRERIFKIFQRLHGPGKYDGTGIGLSISKRIVEKTWWNNLFRFQRG